In Geotrypetes seraphini chromosome 4, aGeoSer1.1, whole genome shotgun sequence, a single window of DNA contains:
- the LOC117359729 gene encoding protein Wnt-8b-like, whose product MTFKTEEVSEQFSDDRPKGRLVSLTSFPQSAPQQNSEFQLKNEDEYHTLNLIPYLIEEEGDEGEEEIQAEAPDLVYPTRNIEWVLSSQCDSHTLPVTDPETFLSAAKQEVHSRGVASGSAAGSLWELLLLLGMHSALTETQDHESGAVYAYLIYSSSVAAGAQSGIEECKYQFAWDRWNCPERALQLSSHSGLRSANRETAFVHAISSAGVMYTLTRNCSLGDFDNCGCDDSRNGQLGGQGWLWGGCSDNVGFGEAISKQFVDALETGQDARAAMNLHNNEAGRKAVKGTMKRTCKCHGVSGSCTTQTCWLQLPEFREVGTYLKEKYHRALKVDLLQGAGNSAASRGAIAETFSSISKKELVHLEDSPDYCLENKTLGLLGTEGRECLKRGKLLSKWEKRSCRRLCGDCGLTVEERRAEMVSSCNCKFHWCCAVKCEQCRKSVTKYFCVKKEKRERSGGGISRKKDLRLKKKP is encoded by the exons AGTTTCAGCTCAAGAATGAGGATGAGTATCATACACTCAACCTCATCCCATACCTAATAGAGGAAGAGGGAGATgaaggagaagaggagatacAGGCTGAGGCTCCAGATCTTGTGTATCCCACCAGGAATA TTGAGTGGGTCCTCAGCAGTCAATGTGATTCCCATACACTGCCTGTCACTGACCCAGAAACTTTCCTCTCTGCTGCAAAACAGGAAGTTCACAGCAGAGGAGTAGCTTCTGGGTCAGCAGCAGGTAGCTTGTGGGAATTGCTGCTACTGCTGGGGATGCATTCAGCTTTAACAGAGACTCAGGACCATGAGAGTGGAGCTG TTTAT GCATACCTGATCTATTCTAGCAGTGTGGCAGCTGGAGCACAGAGTGGGATTGAAGAGTGTAAATACCAGTTTGCCTGGGACCGCTGGAACTGCCCAGAGAGAGCCCTGCAACTCTCCAGTCACAGTGGCTTGCGCAGTG CTAACCGGGAGACAGCGTTTGTTcatgccatcagctcagcgggagTAATGTACACACTCACCAGAAACTGCAGCTTGGGGGACTTTGATAATTGTGGCTGTGACGACTCCCGTAACGGGCAGCTGG GGGGCCAAGGTTGGCTCTGGGGGGGCTGCAGTGACAATGTGGGGTTTGGAGAAGCTATTTCCAAGCAATTTGTGGATGCACTTGAGACGGGACAGGATGCTAGAGCTGCTATGAACCTCCATAACAATGAAGCTGGGAGGAAG GCTGTCAAAGGTACTATGAAGCGAACCTGCAAATGCCATGGGGTGTCGGGCAGTTGTACCACGCAGACCTGCTGGCTTCAGCTGCCTGAGTTTCGAGAAGTGGGTACCTATCTAAAGGAAAAGTACCATCGGGCTCTGAAAGTGGACCTACTGCAAGGAGCTGGAAACAGTGCAGCCAGCAGGGGGGCGATAGCTGAGACCTTCAGTTCCATCTCCAAGAAAGAGCTGGTTCACCTGGAGGACTCACCAGACTACTGCCTGGAGAACAAGACCCTCGGGCTGCTGGGCACCGAAGGCAGGGAATGCCTAAAGAGGGGCAAATTACTGAGCAAGTGGGAAAAGAGAAGTTGTCGACGGCTGTGTGGGGACTGTGGCTTGACTGTGGAGGAGCGCAGGGCGGAGATGGTGTCCAGTTGCAATTGCAAGTTCCATTGGTGTTGTGCTGTGAAGTGTGAGCAGTGTCGTAAGAGCGTCACCAAATATTTCTGTGTCAAAAAAGAGAAGCGGGAAAGAAGTGGTGGTGGGATCTCTCGCAAGAAAGATCTGAGGCTGAAGAAGAAGCCTTAA